One Tetrapisispora phaffii CBS 4417 chromosome 3, complete genome DNA segment encodes these proteins:
- the NOP4 gene encoding mRNA-binding ribosome biosynthesis protein NOP4 (similar to Saccharomyces cerevisiae NOP4 (YPL043W); ancestral locus Anc_8.491), with product MSEAVEGKIASPSKIDNEFDLKTLFVRSIPLQTTDDEFTDFFSNFAPLKHAVIVKDTNKKSRGFGFVSFASEEDSQEALTKARTSKIQNHLLRVDFAKRRDRSKTRTEGSEQTKEIVKKTFKKSATERDDGKDEDKDFDEESSLKGKPKLIIRNMPWSCRDSAKLKNIFSRYGTVDEATIPRKRDGKLCGFAFVTFKNLANCKVALEKSKGLKIDGRAVAVDFAVQKNRWENIQKQQDTQQEETNGPDSDSSSDSEEDDDDDDNDKEGEDKYEDMELDSDEEVYGESDEEEEEKPRRQQNRQEDYSVFIRNVPYDATEESLAEHFTKFGDVKYALPVIDRNTGLAKGTAFVAFKDQKAYEYCIANAPAAGSTSLLIGDDVLPEYVYEGRVLSVTPTVQRDVANRMAEKNAEKRKELLGKAPGERDRRNLYLLNEGRVAEGTKLAQLLSKTDMEIREKSYSLRVEQLKKNPSLHISMTRLAIRNLPRAMTEKSLKYLARRAVVNFATEVNENKRHPLSKEEIVRSTKEKYKFLSDEEIERLKKKDKKQGLVKQSKIIMEVKGTTIGRSRGYGFVEYKDHKSALMGLRWLNVHAVTKEEILDGLTEEEKKAIAPDMLKSRRLVVEFAIENANVVKRRRENIMNSKEQAVKRKLAEDAAESAEESKKAKIQSEDSKKNGGMSDNVRSIIGQKRKRRSAKK from the coding sequence ATGAGTGAAGCAGTTGAGGGAAAGATAGCTAGTCCTTCgaaaattgataatgaatttgatcTAAAGACATTATTTGTTAGATCAATTCCTCTTCAAACGACAGATGACGAATTCACTGATTTTTTCTCTAATTTTGCCCCATTAAAGCATGCTGTTATCGTTAAGGATACTAACAAAAAATCTAGAGGTTTCGGTTTTGTAAGTTTTGCATCTGAAGAAGATAGTCAGGAAGCATTGACTAAAGCAAGAACAAgtaaaattcaaaatcatttacTTCGTGTTGATTTTGCAAAGAGAAGAGATCGTTCTAAAACCCGTACTGAAGGTTCTGAACAAACCAAGGAAATTGTGAAAAAAACCTTCAAAAAGTCTGCTACGGAGAGAGATGACGGgaaagatgaagataaagacTTTGACGAAGAATCTTCTTTAAAAGGTAAACcaaaattgattattagAAATATGCCATGGAGTTGTAGAGATTCGgcaaaattaaagaatatcTTTAGTAGATACGGTACCGTGGATGAAGCAACTATTCCAAGAAAAAGAGATGGTAAGCTATGTGGTTTCGCATTTGttacttttaaaaatttagcTAACTGTAAAGTAGCAttagaaaaatcaaaaggTCTTAAGATCGATGGCAGAGCAGTCGCTGTTGATTTTGCGGTGCAAAAGAATAGATGGGAGAATATTCAAAAGCAACAAGATACTCAACAAGAAGAAACCAATGGCCCAGATAGTGATAGCAGTTCTGATTCTGAAGAAgacgatgatgatgatgataatgataaagaagGAGAAGATAAGTATGAAGATATGGAATTAGATTCTGATGAGGAAGTATATGGTGAATCTGAcgaagaggaagaagagAAACCAAGAAGACAACAAAATAGACAAGAAGATTATTCCGTATTTATTCGTAATGTCCCTTATGATGCCACTGAAGAATCATTGGCAGAACATTTTACCAAGTTTGGTGATGTTAAATATGCCTTACCAGTCATTGACAGAAATACAGGTCTTGCCAAAGGTACTGCGTTTGTCGCATTTAAAGATCAAAAAGCATATGAATACTGTATTGCAAATGCACCAGCTGCAGGTTCTACTTCCTTATTGATTGGTGACGATGTCTTACCGGAATATGTTTATGAAGGTCGTGTTCTATCTGTCACTCCAACAGTACAAAGAGATGTTGCAAACAGAATGGCCGAAAAGAATGCTGAAAAGAGAAAAGAACTATTAGGTAAAGCACCAGGTGAACGTGACAGAAGAAAcctttatttattgaatgaGGGTAGAGTGGCAGAAGGTACTAAGCTAGCTCAATTGCTATCCAAAACTGATATGGAAATTAGAGAGAAGTCATATTCCTTGAGAGTTGAACAACTGAAAAAGAATCCATCTCTACATATATCCATGACAAGATTAGCTATTAGAAATCTACCAAGAGCTATGACTGAAAAATCTCTAAAATACTTGGCCCGTAGAGCTGTAGTGAATTTTGCTACAGAAgtgaatgaaaataaaagacATCCTTTGagtaaagaagaaattgtaAGATCCACTAAAGAGAAATATAAGTTTTTATCggatgaagaaattgaaagactaaagaagaaagataaAAAGCAAGGTTTAGTCAAGCAATCTAAGATTATTATGGAAGTTAAAGGTACTACAATTGGTAGAAGTAGGGGTTACGGTTTTGTTGAATACAAAGATCACAAAAGTGCTTTGATGGGTTTAAGATGGTTGAATGTTCATGCTGTTactaaagaagaaatattggATGGTTTAACTgaggaagaaaaaaaggCAATTGCTCCTGATATGTTGAAGTCAAGACGTTTAGTTGTTGAATTTGCTATTGAAAATGCCAACGTTGTTAAGAGAAGAAGAGAGAACATAATGAACTCGAAGGAGCAAGCTGTCAAGAGAAAGTTAGCCGAGGATGCAGCAGAATCTGCTGAAGAATCTAAAAAGGCTAAGATTCAAAGTGAAGATTCAAAGAAAAACGGCGGTATGTCTGACAATGTCAGAAGCATCATTGGACAAAAGCGTAAGAGAAGAAGTGCAAAGAAATAG
- the MRX11 gene encoding Mrx11p (similar to Saccharomyces cerevisiae YPL041C; ancestral locus Anc_8.489), which produces MSLLLQKKAVNIIIQLRSYIGSNIKVSNPNIYNGLSVSHKFNCTKSICLYSTKGNKDGKILEEFSTKKKDMLHRMISKSKLLTKLNSHPNFKNYFDRISQTGTVSTVTGFLLLHELSAIVPLFALWWILYHSNIHDTLVLPEILHNLMEYCSDVMNRFVGDKYPDLDRKRIIFTGALSYMTVKVLYPIRILLSLWAAPYFGNLLVSPFRKLIKLSRKK; this is translated from the coding sequence ATGTCGTTGTTATTACAGAAGAAAGCTgtcaatataattatacAGCTCAGATCCTATATTGGTTCAAACATCAAGGTGTCGAACCCAAACATTTATAATGGTTTGAGCGTTTCTCACAAGTTTAATTGTACAAAATCGATATGCCTTTATTCGACAAAAGGGAATAAAGATGgaaaaattttagaagaatttTCAACTAAGAAAAAAGATATGCTACATCGAATGATATCAAAATCTAAATTACTAACAAAACTGAATTCACATCCAAACTTTAAAAACTATTTTGATAGAATATCACAAACTGGTACTGTATCAACTGTCACTGGATTTTTACTTCTGCACGAGTTAAGTGCGATTGTACCATTATTTGCTCTATGGTGGATTTTGtatcattcaaatattcatgATACATTGGTTTTACCAGAAATTTTACATAATTTGATGGAGTATTGCAGTGATGTGATGAATAGATTCGTTGGTGATAAATATCCAGATCTTGATAGGAAAAGAATTATATTCACAGGAGCTTTATCATATATGACTGTGAAAGTATTATACCCGATTAGAATTTTATTAAGTTTATGGGCTGCTCCATATTTTGGTAATTTATTAGTGTCACCTTTTAGAAAActaattaaattatcaagGAAAAAATAG